The following are encoded in a window of Rhodomicrobium lacus genomic DNA:
- a CDS encoding elongation factor G: MGGNGNAGGRSPRCIALVGPQGSGKTSLFEAILARAGATHNVGDTTPEAKNHGMSVEANVASFEYLGDRFTALDFPGSIEFQFDGTAALPACDTAVVVCEADPKKLYALQSVLKSLEAAKIPHLLFINKIDKNGGNITELLTTLQPASGLPLVLRQVPITEGGAVSGFVDLALERAFVYRPHAPSELIDIPNDIAQFEAEQRFSMLEKLADYDDALMEQLLSDTVPSRDQVFADLVTEFKRSQICPVFFGSAEAGHGIGRLLKALRHESPFVAETAERLGLGAAKSAAYVVKTIHTSHAGKLSLARVLAGQFADGAAVYGASGEERISGVFSVFGPDIKKRGPAEAGEVAAFGKLEGIHTGEAISGDKGFAAPAETVQPPKPVYALAIAVGDRKDEIKLTSALAKLIDEDPTLSLAQDRETSEMVLWGQGEMHLRVALERLARRFGVKAETRRRQIPYRETIRKSVEVRGRHKKQSGGHGQFGDVVVEIRPQPRGEGFAFAEVITGGAVPRNYIPAVEAGVRDYLGTGPLGFPVVDVAVTLKDGSYHTVDSSDQAFRLAGRLAMVEGMPKCQPVLLEPVAAVSISVPSEATAKVNGMISARRGQILGFDARPGWTGWDTIEAHIPEAEIHDLIIELRSATAGAGHFKAEFDHLIELSGRVADQIVAERSQQKSV; encoded by the coding sequence ATGGGCGGAAATGGAAATGCAGGGGGCAGAAGCCCCCGCTGTATCGCACTCGTCGGCCCCCAAGGCAGCGGGAAGACCTCTCTTTTCGAAGCCATCCTCGCCCGAGCCGGCGCGACACACAATGTCGGAGACACGACGCCGGAGGCGAAGAACCACGGCATGAGCGTGGAAGCGAACGTCGCGAGCTTCGAGTATCTGGGCGACCGCTTCACGGCGCTCGATTTTCCTGGCTCTATCGAGTTCCAGTTCGACGGCACGGCGGCGCTGCCCGCCTGCGACACCGCTGTCGTCGTCTGCGAAGCCGACCCGAAGAAGCTTTACGCGCTGCAAAGCGTGCTGAAATCTCTCGAAGCCGCGAAGATCCCCCATCTTCTCTTCATCAACAAGATCGACAAGAACGGCGGCAATATCACCGAATTGCTTACAACATTGCAGCCCGCCAGCGGACTTCCGCTCGTGCTCCGGCAGGTTCCCATTACCGAAGGCGGCGCGGTGAGCGGATTCGTCGATCTGGCGCTCGAACGCGCATTCGTCTATCGCCCGCACGCCCCCAGCGAACTGATCGATATTCCGAACGACATCGCGCAATTCGAGGCCGAACAGCGCTTTTCAATGCTTGAGAAGCTCGCCGATTATGACGACGCGCTGATGGAACAGCTTTTGAGCGACACTGTGCCGAGCCGCGATCAGGTCTTCGCGGACCTCGTGACCGAGTTCAAGCGCAGCCAGATTTGCCCTGTGTTCTTCGGCTCGGCGGAAGCGGGTCACGGTATCGGCAGACTGCTCAAGGCCCTGCGGCACGAATCCCCGTTCGTCGCGGAAACCGCCGAAAGGCTCGGCCTGGGCGCGGCGAAATCGGCAGCCTATGTGGTGAAGACGATTCACACGTCACACGCGGGCAAGCTCTCGCTTGCGCGCGTATTGGCGGGGCAATTCGCGGATGGCGCCGCGGTTTATGGCGCGTCCGGCGAGGAACGCATTTCCGGCGTCTTCTCCGTGTTCGGCCCCGACATCAAGAAGCGTGGCCCGGCGGAAGCGGGAGAAGTCGCCGCGTTTGGAAAGCTCGAAGGCATTCATACGGGTGAAGCGATTTCGGGCGACAAGGGCTTTGCTGCGCCGGCAGAAACGGTGCAGCCGCCGAAGCCCGTCTACGCGCTCGCCATCGCCGTCGGAGACCGCAAGGACGAGATCAAGCTCACCTCCGCGCTCGCGAAGCTGATCGATGAAGACCCCACGCTTTCACTCGCGCAGGATCGCGAAACGAGCGAGATGGTGCTTTGGGGACAAGGCGAGATGCATCTTCGCGTCGCGCTGGAAAGGCTCGCGCGGCGCTTTGGCGTCAAGGCCGAGACGCGGCGGCGGCAAATCCCCTATCGCGAGACGATCCGCAAGAGCGTCGAGGTGCGCGGTCGCCACAAGAAGCAAAGCGGCGGGCATGGACAGTTCGGCGATGTCGTGGTCGAGATTCGTCCGCAGCCGCGTGGCGAGGGCTTCGCCTTCGCGGAAGTGATCACGGGCGGCGCCGTGCCACGCAACTACATCCCGGCGGTCGAAGCGGGCGTGCGCGATTATCTCGGCACCGGGCCGCTCGGCTTTCCGGTGGTGGACGTGGCCGTGACGCTGAAGGACGGCTCTTACCATACAGTCGATTCCTCGGATCAGGCTTTCCGTCTCGCGGGCCGTCTCGCGATGGTCGAGGGCATGCCGAAGTGTCAGCCCGTGCTGCTGGAGCCGGTCGCCGCCGTCAGCATTTCCGTGCCGAGCGAAGCCACGGCGAAGGTCAACGGCATGATATCCGCGCGGCGCGGGCAGATCCTCGGCTTCGATGCGCGGCCGGGTTGGACCGGCTGGGACACCATCGAGGCGCACATTCCGGAAGCCGAAATCCACGACCTCATCATCGAATTGCGGTCGGCGACTGCGGGAGCGGGGCATTTCAAGGCCGAGTTCGATCATCTCATCGAGCTTTCGGGCCGCGTCGCCGACCAGATCGTGGCGGAGCGCTCTCAGCAAAAAAGCGTGTAG
- a CDS encoding dihydrolipoyl dehydrogenase family protein, whose translation MPQLLTPDICVIGAGSGGLSAAAIAAAFGVSVVLIERGPMGGECLNTGCVPSKALLAAAKRAHQIRDAEKFGIRAGNPGIDHKAVAAHVAGVVAAIAPNDSVERFNGLGVDVIKASARFVSPDTVEAGEYQIKARRFVIATGSIPLIPPIPVLDRVPFFTNETIFQNTHRLPQLIILGGGPAGLELAQAHKRLGSEVTVVEAGKALSRDDDELRQHLLDRLRDEGIRVQENARVERIEPFGNNIRVVFANLGRTYSIEGTHLLVAVGRAPAVADLNLEAAGIDYSERGIQVSSGLRTSNSRVYAIGDVTGEVNLTHAANYHASIVIKNALFRLPARADHSTIPWVTFTDPEVAHVGLTEDAARARYGKLAILRWPYAENDRAQAERETSGFVKVIASRGGKILGAGIVGAQAGELIQMWSLAMQKGISLKAMQSIVVPYPTLSEMNKRAALNYFAPTAQNPILRRIIGLLAKFR comes from the coding sequence ATGCCTCAGCTTTTGACGCCGGACATCTGCGTGATCGGCGCGGGATCGGGCGGGCTGTCCGCCGCCGCCATCGCCGCTGCCTTCGGTGTCTCCGTGGTACTGATCGAGCGCGGCCCGATGGGTGGCGAATGCCTTAACACGGGCTGCGTGCCCTCGAAGGCGTTGCTCGCAGCGGCGAAGCGAGCGCACCAGATCCGCGACGCCGAGAAATTCGGCATTCGCGCCGGCAATCCCGGCATCGATCACAAAGCCGTCGCGGCGCATGTCGCGGGTGTTGTCGCGGCGATCGCGCCGAACGATTCCGTCGAGCGGTTTAATGGCCTCGGCGTGGATGTCATCAAGGCGAGCGCGCGCTTCGTCTCGCCCGACACCGTCGAGGCGGGAGAGTATCAGATCAAGGCGCGCCGCTTCGTCATAGCCACCGGATCGATCCCCCTCATTCCGCCGATCCCCGTGCTCGACCGCGTACCCTTCTTCACGAACGAGACCATCTTTCAGAATACGCATCGCCTGCCGCAACTCATCATTCTCGGCGGCGGCCCTGCCGGGCTCGAACTGGCGCAGGCTCACAAGCGGCTCGGCAGCGAGGTGACCGTCGTCGAGGCGGGCAAGGCGCTCTCGCGAGACGACGACGAGTTGCGGCAGCATCTGCTCGACCGGCTGCGCGATGAAGGCATCCGCGTGCAGGAAAACGCGCGCGTCGAGAGAATCGAGCCGTTCGGAAACAACATCCGCGTCGTGTTTGCCAATCTAGGCCGGACCTATTCCATTGAGGGCACGCACCTGCTCGTCGCGGTCGGCCGCGCACCCGCCGTCGCCGACCTTAACCTCGAAGCCGCCGGGATTGATTACAGCGAGCGCGGCATTCAGGTCTCAAGCGGGCTTCGCACCTCCAACTCGCGTGTGTACGCCATCGGCGACGTGACAGGCGAAGTCAACCTCACGCACGCCGCAAACTATCACGCGTCCATCGTCATCAAGAACGCGCTTTTCCGGCTTCCGGCGAGGGCCGATCATTCGACCATCCCGTGGGTGACGTTCACCGACCCCGAAGTCGCCCACGTGGGATTGACTGAAGACGCGGCCCGCGCGCGCTACGGCAAGCTTGCCATCCTTCGATGGCCCTATGCCGAGAACGACCGCGCCCAGGCTGAGCGCGAGACGAGCGGCTTTGTGAAGGTCATAGCGTCGCGCGGCGGCAAGATCCTCGGAGCCGGAATTGTCGGCGCGCAGGCTGGCGAACTCATACAGATGTGGAGCCTCGCCATGCAGAAAGGCATATCCCTCAAGGCGATGCAGAGCATCGTGGTGCCTTATCCCACGCTCTCGGAAATGAACAAAAGAGCCGCCCTGAACTATTTTGCACCGACCGCGCAGAACCCCATTCTGCGACGCATCATTGGACTGCTTGCGAAATTCCGCTGA
- a CDS encoding sensor histidine kinase, which translates to MTILFVMVAEVLIFVPSVATFRKNWLMERVVAAKVAALALEASGGAELPERLRQELLTTAGVHAVSVRRPEVRRLVLGMPDEKPVAEVFDLRDRNVVQLIPDALAALIAPPGRLIRVIAAPDILRADEEIDVVIDETPLRAAEWRYARNIFWLSIIIAIMTSAAVYLALSRLLVAPMMRITRNMVSYRENPEDMTRIITPSGRDDEVGVAEKELANLQTQLSGLLREKARLANVGLAVSKINHDLRNILASAQLVSDRLATVPDPTVQRFVPRLIRALDRAIMLCTNTMKYGRGGETPPNRTRVALAPLVEEVTESLGVEELKSVRLIVDVSPKIELYADRDQIFRVLANLVRNAMEALREAEPAPEDPCVKISATQEGRRAVIKVSDNGPGVPAKAQENLFKAFQSVAKADGNGLGLVISAELVRAHGGDIRLEDSPKGASFVVTLPTAVGVKKRAFEKAA; encoded by the coding sequence ATGACGATCCTGTTCGTGATGGTGGCCGAAGTGCTCATTTTCGTTCCCTCCGTCGCGACCTTCCGAAAGAACTGGCTGATGGAACGCGTCGTTGCCGCGAAGGTGGCAGCGCTCGCGCTTGAGGCGTCGGGCGGCGCGGAACTTCCCGAACGGCTTCGTCAAGAGCTGCTGACGACAGCGGGCGTCCATGCGGTGTCGGTGCGCCGCCCTGAAGTGCGCCGTCTCGTTCTCGGCATGCCCGACGAAAAACCGGTGGCGGAGGTTTTCGATCTTCGCGACAGGAATGTGGTTCAATTGATCCCCGATGCGCTCGCCGCACTGATTGCCCCACCGGGCCGTCTGATCCGCGTCATCGCCGCGCCCGACATCCTGCGCGCTGACGAAGAGATCGACGTCGTCATCGACGAAACGCCGCTCCGGGCGGCGGAGTGGCGTTATGCCCGGAACATCTTCTGGCTTTCGATCATCATCGCGATCATGACCTCGGCGGCCGTCTATCTCGCGCTGTCCAGACTTCTCGTCGCGCCGATGATGCGCATCACGCGCAACATGGTTTCCTATCGCGAAAACCCGGAGGATATGACGCGGATCATAACGCCGAGCGGGCGCGACGACGAAGTTGGCGTTGCCGAGAAGGAACTCGCCAACCTGCAAACGCAGCTCTCCGGGCTCCTGCGCGAAAAGGCGAGGCTGGCGAACGTCGGGTTGGCCGTCTCGAAGATCAATCACGACCTGCGCAACATTCTCGCCAGCGCGCAACTTGTTTCGGATCGCCTCGCCACCGTGCCAGACCCGACCGTGCAGCGCTTTGTGCCGCGCCTGATCCGGGCGCTCGATCGGGCGATCATGCTGTGCACCAACACGATGAAATACGGGCGGGGCGGGGAAACGCCACCGAACCGCACCCGCGTTGCCCTTGCACCTCTCGTCGAAGAGGTCACGGAGAGCCTCGGCGTCGAGGAATTGAAGAGCGTCCGCCTGATCGTCGACGTCTCTCCGAAGATCGAGCTTTATGCCGACCGCGATCAGATTTTCCGCGTGCTCGCCAATCTCGTGCGGAACGCGATGGAAGCCTTGCGAGAAGCCGAGCCCGCTCCCGAAGACCCTTGCGTGAAGATCAGCGCCACCCAGGAGGGCAGGCGCGCGGTCATCAAGGTGAGCGACAACGGGCCGGGGGTGCCAGCCAAGGCGCAGGAAAATCTGTTCAAGGCGTTCCAGAGCGTAGCCAAGGCGGACGGCAACGGCCTCGGCCTCGTGATCAGCGCCGAACTCGTCCGCGCGCATGGCGGCGACATCCGTCTGGAGGACTCGCCCAAAGGGGCGTCCTTCGTGGTGACATTGCCCACGGCGGTCGGGGTAAAAAAGCGCGCATTCGAGAAGGCCGCGTAG
- a CDS encoding Do family serine endopeptidase — protein sequence MLYSAAVRTSFVLAVLLALPAASFAQAVKKAPETREQVVFSYAPVVKAAAPAVVNVYVRQRVRRDSAFNNPIFEEFFGHGFGRSERAQNSLGSGVIVTPNGVVVTNNHVVQGDAGTEIKIALADAREFDAKVLLKDERTDLAVLQIKGSDIEFPYVGLADADQLEVGDMVLAIGNPFGVGQTVTSGIVSALARTRVGISDYQFFIQTDAAINPGNSGGALVDMQGRLVGINTAIFSKSGGSQGIGFAIPSNMVRLVVESALQGGSGVRRPWLGASIAELTPQIADAVGLDRTTGVLVAAVTDGGPAASAGIRPGDIVLAVDGKDVSDANAFQYRFTTKGTSGEVSLDVLRTGTRRKVSIPLMVAPETTPRDLRDINGNNPFGGAKVANLSPAVAEELSINETSGVVVVETEAYSIARRLGIKPGDIVAEINGEKIETTRALEKIVGKGARVWRLGIRRGGQTIRTVIAG from the coding sequence ATGCTCTATTCGGCTGCCGTTCGAACGAGTTTCGTGCTTGCCGTCCTTCTGGCACTACCCGCTGCCTCTTTCGCGCAGGCGGTGAAAAAGGCGCCCGAGACGCGCGAGCAGGTCGTTTTCTCCTATGCGCCGGTGGTCAAGGCGGCGGCGCCCGCCGTCGTCAACGTCTACGTCCGCCAGCGCGTGCGCCGCGACAGCGCCTTCAACAATCCGATCTTCGAAGAGTTTTTCGGCCACGGCTTCGGGCGCAGCGAGCGCGCGCAAAATTCGCTCGGTTCCGGGGTGATCGTGACGCCGAACGGCGTGGTTGTCACCAATAACCACGTCGTGCAGGGAGACGCCGGCACGGAAATCAAGATCGCTCTCGCCGACGCCCGCGAGTTCGATGCGAAGGTCTTGCTCAAGGACGAGCGCACCGATCTTGCCGTTTTGCAGATCAAGGGCTCCGACATCGAATTTCCGTATGTCGGCCTCGCCGATGCCGATCAGCTCGAAGTGGGCGACATGGTGCTCGCCATCGGCAATCCTTTCGGCGTCGGGCAGACGGTGACGAGCGGCATCGTCTCGGCGCTGGCGCGCACGCGCGTCGGGATATCGGACTATCAGTTCTTCATCCAGACCGACGCGGCGATCAACCCCGGCAATTCGGGCGGCGCTCTCGTCGACATGCAGGGGCGGCTCGTCGGCATCAACACCGCGATCTTCTCCAAGAGCGGCGGCAGTCAGGGCATCGGCTTCGCGATCCCGTCGAACATGGTCCGGCTTGTTGTCGAGTCCGCGTTGCAGGGCGGTTCCGGTGTGCGGCGGCCATGGCTCGGGGCGAGCATCGCTGAGCTGACGCCGCAGATTGCTGACGCGGTCGGTCTCGACCGCACGACGGGCGTGCTCGTCGCAGCGGTAACGGACGGCGGTCCGGCTGCGAGCGCGGGCATCCGTCCGGGCGACATCGTGCTTGCGGTCGACGGCAAGGATGTCTCCGACGCCAACGCCTTCCAGTATCGTTTCACGACGAAGGGCACCTCGGGCGAAGTGAGCCTCGACGTTTTGCGCACAGGCACGCGCCGCAAGGTTTCCATCCCGCTCATGGTCGCGCCCGAAACGACGCCGCGCGATCTGCGCGACATCAACGGCAACAACCCGTTCGGTGGCGCGAAGGTGGCGAACCTGTCGCCCGCCGTCGCGGAGGAGCTGTCGATCAACGAGACGAGCGGCGTTGTCGTGGTCGAAACGGAAGCCTATTCCATCGCGCGTCGCCTCGGGATCAAGCCGGGCGATATCGTGGCAGAGATCAACGGCGAGAAAATCGAAACCACGCGCGCGCTTGAAAAGATCGTCGGCAAGGGGGCGCGTGTGTGGCGTCTGGGTATCCGGCGCGGCGGCCAGACAATCCGAACCGTGATCGCGGGATAG
- a CDS encoding heme ABC transporter ATP-binding protein: MALALEDVTLKAGRATLLKGVSLAVEPGRVTAVLGPNGAGKSTALSVLAGDLKPQGGRVVIEGRDMAAMSKSELARVRAVVGQHAAMSFPLTAYEVVALGAHPFAGPERDDIVEESMAAMDVLHLAGRDYPTLSGGERQRIQIARALVQLRPAARDGARRYLLMDEPTAHLDLKHKILALECARAFADAGGGVLCILHDLGLAQEFSDEIVLLKAGAVFSDGSSGNRLTGETISALFEIPVWRSRSLLASL, translated from the coding sequence ATGGCGCTCGCTCTCGAAGACGTAACATTGAAAGCCGGGCGCGCGACGCTCCTGAAAGGTGTGTCGCTCGCTGTGGAGCCGGGCCGTGTGACGGCGGTGCTCGGGCCGAACGGCGCGGGCAAATCCACCGCGCTGTCGGTTCTGGCGGGCGATCTGAAGCCGCAAGGCGGGCGCGTCGTGATTGAGGGGCGCGACATGGCGGCCATGTCCAAGAGCGAGCTGGCGCGGGTTCGCGCGGTCGTCGGCCAGCATGCCGCGATGAGCTTTCCGCTGACGGCTTACGAGGTGGTTGCGCTGGGCGCGCATCCCTTCGCCGGGCCGGAGCGCGACGACATCGTCGAGGAATCGATGGCGGCGATGGACGTGCTGCACCTTGCCGGGCGCGATTACCCCACCCTGTCCGGCGGCGAGCGACAGCGCATCCAGATCGCCCGCGCGCTCGTGCAGCTTCGCCCAGCGGCGAGGGATGGCGCGCGCCGCTATCTGCTGATGGATGAGCCGACCGCGCATCTCGATCTGAAGCACAAGATTCTCGCACTCGAATGCGCGCGCGCTTTCGCGGATGCGGGCGGCGGCGTGCTGTGCATTCTGCACGATCTCGGGCTCGCGCAGGAATTTTCCGACGAGATCGTGTTGCTGAAGGCCGGCGCGGTCTTCTCCGATGGCTCTTCCGGCAACAGGCTGACGGGCGAAACGATCTCGGCGCTGTTCGAAATTCCGGTTTGGCGGTCCAGGTCGCTTCTCGCGTCTCTGTGA
- a CDS encoding glycosyltransferase family 4 protein: MTRFIFAFSGDLETPTGNYAYARKILPPLKARLGLEPLALPAGFPLASGDTMREALAVLRAASGPDTVLFLDGLVGSALPADALGAIAGAKVALVHHPLALEDGLDASTKARLLRSEADALALADAIIVPSEGTARDLARIFDVPPARLAVALPGVLRGVRAGGSAPHDPLHIVSAGTLTPRKGHAVLVDALAQIADLTWRATIAGALDLSPETAAAVRAKIAAHGLGDRVRLAGHVDEAALSAVYASGDIFALASFHEGYGMVFAEAMAHGLPVVASGDGAVRDTVPGEAGLVCAAGDADAIAAALRSLSIDAGLRRRMAESAWRHGQTLPSWDACAAIIARVLEKVAHLG, from the coding sequence GTGACGCGCTTCATCTTCGCGTTTTCCGGCGACCTCGAAACACCGACCGGCAATTACGCTTACGCGCGCAAGATCCTCCCGCCGCTGAAGGCACGGCTCGGCCTTGAGCCGTTGGCGCTGCCCGCCGGGTTTCCGCTCGCGTCAGGCGATACGATGCGTGAAGCGCTGGCGGTTCTGAGGGCTGCTTCTGGCCCCGACACGGTTCTGTTTCTCGACGGCCTCGTCGGCTCTGCACTTCCGGCCGATGCGCTGGGCGCGATCGCGGGCGCGAAAGTCGCGCTCGTGCATCACCCGCTGGCGCTCGAAGACGGGCTCGACGCGTCGACGAAGGCGCGTTTGCTTCGCAGCGAGGCGGATGCGCTTGCGCTCGCCGATGCCATCATCGTGCCGAGCGAAGGCACCGCGCGCGACCTCGCCCGCATCTTCGACGTTCCGCCCGCAAGGCTTGCCGTCGCGCTGCCCGGCGTGCTCAGAGGGGTTCGCGCCGGGGGATCGGCGCCGCACGATCCGCTGCACATCGTCAGCGCGGGAACGCTCACGCCCCGCAAGGGCCATGCGGTGCTGGTCGATGCTCTGGCGCAAATCGCGGACCTGACGTGGCGCGCGACCATTGCGGGGGCGCTCGATCTTTCGCCCGAAACTGCGGCAGCGGTTCGAGCCAAGATCGCGGCGCATGGACTTGGCGACCGGGTGCGGCTCGCGGGACATGTCGATGAGGCCGCGCTTTCGGCGGTTTATGCCTCCGGCGATATCTTCGCGCTGGCGAGCTTCCATGAGGGCTATGGCATGGTTTTCGCGGAGGCGATGGCACACGGGTTGCCCGTCGTGGCTTCGGGCGACGGCGCGGTTCGCGATACGGTTCCGGGCGAAGCGGGCCTTGTCTGCGCGGCGGGCGATGCGGATGCTATCGCTGCGGCGCTTCGGTCGCTGAGTATCGATGCGGGACTTCGCCGGAGGATGGCCGAGTCTGCCTGGCGTCACGGGCAGACGCTTCCGAGCTGGGACGCTTGCGCTGCGATCATCGCGCGGGTGCTAGAAAAAGTCGCCCACCTCGGTTGA
- a CDS encoding phosphatidylserine decarboxylase translates to MAGPNALSQFQAIFSPIHKDGYKFVGIAAAVTLVAFYIWDTLGFLCLLVTLALAFFFRDPKRVVPDREGLVVAPSDGTVISVNPMLPPAELNLGTEPMTRVSVFLSLLDVHVARAPVAGRILTDVHTDGVYKNAAAPEAPSENERQSFTIETKTGTKIGVVLVSGYVARRIITNVKVGDAVTAGERIGIIRFGSRTDLYLPAGTVFVSEGQRMIAGETVVAELGLTEPTPRRFARV, encoded by the coding sequence GTGGCTGGACCTAATGCACTCTCTCAGTTTCAGGCGATCTTTTCGCCTATCCATAAAGATGGTTATAAATTCGTAGGCATCGCGGCGGCGGTCACGCTCGTCGCGTTCTACATCTGGGACACGCTGGGTTTCCTCTGCCTTCTGGTGACGCTCGCGCTCGCCTTCTTCTTCCGCGATCCGAAGCGTGTCGTTCCGGACCGCGAGGGCCTCGTGGTCGCGCCGTCCGACGGCACGGTCATCAGCGTCAACCCGATGCTGCCGCCCGCCGAACTGAACCTCGGCACGGAGCCCATGACGCGGGTGTCGGTGTTCCTCTCGCTTCTCGATGTGCACGTGGCGCGCGCGCCCGTTGCGGGTCGCATTCTGACCGACGTACATACCGACGGCGTCTACAAGAATGCCGCCGCCCCGGAAGCGCCCTCCGAGAACGAGCGCCAGTCCTTTACCATCGAGACGAAGACCGGCACTAAGATCGGCGTCGTGCTCGTGTCGGGCTACGTGGCGCGGCGCATCATCACGAACGTGAAGGTCGGCGACGCGGTCACCGCGGGCGAGCGCATCGGGATCATCCGGTTCGGCAGCCGCACGGATCTTTACCTCCCGGCGGGTACGGTGTTCGTTTCGGAAGGACAGCGCATGATCGCAGGCGAAACCGTGGTTGCGGAACTTGGTTTGACGGAGCCGACGCCGCGCCGCTTCGCGCGCGTGTAG
- a CDS encoding CDP-alcohol phosphatidyltransferase family protein: MKHQSGRPFTVIGRNEAPTAKPSLKRRLVLLVPNTFTLAAVVCGLTAIRFSHDGYYALAMFAILGAVVLDVADGYAARRLKAESAMGAELDSLADFLNFGVATAMLLYDRHLHEFGLAGWAIAAAYVLTTGLRLARFNIQARAQKAFLKEGHTEKPKWFCGLPSTAAALSMIALDTAVVSLFPAEASPVMAIATLTAAALMVSTLPVPSLGAIFGRRR; encoded by the coding sequence ATGAAGCACCAGTCCGGGCGGCCTTTCACGGTGATAGGCAGAAACGAGGCTCCTACCGCGAAACCTTCGCTGAAGCGACGGCTCGTACTGCTTGTGCCGAATACATTCACCCTCGCCGCCGTGGTTTGCGGATTAACGGCGATCCGGTTCTCGCATGACGGCTATTACGCGCTGGCGATGTTCGCGATCCTCGGCGCCGTCGTGCTCGACGTGGCGGACGGCTACGCCGCCCGGCGTCTCAAGGCCGAATCTGCCATGGGCGCGGAACTCGATTCTCTCGCCGACTTCCTGAACTTCGGCGTTGCGACCGCCATGCTGCTCTATGACCGCCACCTCCATGAATTCGGCCTTGCGGGCTGGGCGATCGCGGCGGCTTACGTTCTGACGACCGGATTGAGGCTCGCGCGGTTCAACATACAGGCGCGCGCGCAAAAAGCGTTTCTGAAGGAAGGTCACACCGAGAAGCCGAAATGGTTTTGCGGTCTGCCTTCAACGGCGGCGGCGCTGTCGATGATCGCGCTCGATACGGCCGTCGTGTCCCTTTTCCCTGCGGAGGCGAGCCCGGTCATGGCGATTGCTACGCTGACAGCGGCAGCGCTCATGGTCAGCACACTACCCGTGCCGTCGCTGGGTGCGATCTTCGGTCGACGGCGCTAG
- a CDS encoding gamma-butyrobetaine hydroxylase-like domain-containing protein, protein MSQALGNEPVPSELRLSADKTMLRVTFCDGLERELPAELLRVESPSAEVQGHSPSERKLIPGKRLVTILSIEPVGNYAVRLVFSDGHHTGIYSWVYLYELARNKDEVWRTYLDRLEAASLSRDLV, encoded by the coding sequence ATGTCGCAAGCGCTTGGCAACGAGCCTGTACCATCGGAACTGCGGCTGAGCGCGGACAAGACCATGCTCCGCGTTACCTTCTGCGACGGCTTGGAGAGGGAGCTTCCAGCGGAACTTCTTCGGGTCGAAAGCCCGAGCGCCGAGGTTCAGGGGCATTCGCCTTCGGAGCGAAAGCTCATCCCCGGCAAGCGCCTCGTCACCATCCTTTCCATCGAGCCGGTCGGCAATTACGCGGTGCGACTCGTGTTCAGCGACGGGCACCACACCGGCATTTATTCCTGGGTGTACCTTTACGAGCTTGCGCGCAACAAAGACGAGGTGTGGCGTACATATCTTGACCGCCTCGAAGCGGCAAGCCTCAGTCGCGACCTTGTCTAA